One Caulobacter segnis genomic window carries:
- a CDS encoding sugar-binding domain-containing protein — translation MRIDRRGFLTTSLGVAAATGLTPAVGLAAEPSLAIPDDGWSLWIDRDAAWKDDVIHLPGTFELAKLPVNPPTGGWRALGSGEAIKVNLPTTVEEHFWGAFGTRPYGADEYRYAEDDDVPRYGAYKGVSWWSRTIDIPASAKGQRVMLNIRGARMRAEVFLNERLVGYSIMSELPIACDLSEAMRPGEANQLSIRITNPGGRFDWRDSTTMMWGKLRFFASHGFGGLDRGMTLSVHPRAARIDDAWVLNTPNPRQVTGFMEVVLDRPLPKAGLDRLKTKAAVALTDDKGAPVAATTMIEAVEALDERRLRVRFSVAAPNASLWDLKTPILHRLRFRWTEAKGVVDTREVRFGFRWFGVDGVGTDALLRLNGRRVRLYSAISWGYWGFNGLWPTPELARREVTSAHKLGLNALHFHRNVGKPEVFDAMDEMGLLRVMEPGGGRHAIGRDLKPGETLSEADAFSRAFLVEKCKAMVRAFRSRPSLVQYTLQNEIGANLANPDVQAVLKAMHDLDPSRAVVLNDGFVKRGAAQAMYLPYNDHYYRSDVEEWGGWWVEHQGAGDQWYDKFYRSKDDYIHMQKGKPFIVEFGEMQGCATADNHEAMVVEILARGGKSYDLQDHKDIVAATNSYIERWGFKSAFPTSEALFLSVGRKVYESWRNYLENIRLGETVDVAAISGWESTAIENHSGIVDVLRGFKADPILMSQALRPVMAIAKPRALAYAAGETAELDIWLFNDSGQAATGDVVLSLVGEGGQAQELGRWPAPAQTPDQLSYLLTERFRTPALTREGLNTIRVTFGDVVSDREIWVTAEAPKPVKPIRIGVSGIARSLREQLLALPNVMVEDFKPGVRYAGIVASGLKTDEIVRRQVGEQTGLEAQPKKGEKPVVVLGELPPEVLAAAKAGAPLLAIVQEDGLADGVAKQLSGLGLFDYAGQVGGLRAPWMGNWNYVRAHSTFAGLPADMAMSVLHQVEGQPSNGLIIDGQGVDVIAGYSRDHDRKNGAASFVVRKDKARVLVHRLPDMVGPLQRRWLANAVGWLATDA, via the coding sequence ATGCGTATCGATCGCCGCGGTTTCCTGACCACCAGCCTGGGCGTCGCCGCCGCCACGGGCCTGACGCCGGCCGTGGGCCTGGCCGCCGAGCCGTCCCTGGCCATTCCCGACGACGGCTGGTCGCTGTGGATCGACCGGGACGCGGCCTGGAAGGATGACGTCATCCACCTACCGGGGACGTTCGAGCTGGCCAAGCTGCCCGTGAACCCGCCAACCGGCGGCTGGCGCGCGCTGGGCTCGGGCGAGGCGATCAAGGTCAACCTGCCGACCACGGTCGAAGAGCATTTCTGGGGCGCGTTCGGCACGCGGCCCTACGGCGCCGACGAGTATCGCTACGCCGAGGACGACGACGTGCCGCGCTATGGCGCCTACAAGGGCGTGTCGTGGTGGAGCCGGACGATCGACATCCCGGCCTCGGCCAAGGGCCAGCGGGTGATGCTGAACATCCGCGGCGCGCGGATGCGGGCCGAGGTGTTCCTGAACGAGCGGCTGGTCGGCTACTCGATCATGTCGGAACTGCCGATCGCCTGCGATCTCTCCGAGGCTATGCGGCCCGGCGAGGCCAACCAGCTGTCGATCCGCATCACCAATCCCGGCGGCCGCTTCGACTGGCGCGATTCCACGACCATGATGTGGGGCAAGCTGCGGTTCTTCGCTTCGCACGGCTTTGGCGGTCTCGACCGGGGCATGACCCTGAGCGTCCACCCGCGCGCGGCGCGGATCGATGACGCCTGGGTGTTGAACACGCCCAATCCGCGCCAGGTCACCGGCTTCATGGAAGTGGTGCTCGATAGGCCGCTACCGAAGGCGGGTCTCGACAGGCTGAAAACCAAGGCCGCTGTCGCGCTGACTGACGACAAGGGCGCGCCCGTGGCGGCGACGACCATGATCGAGGCCGTCGAGGCGCTGGACGAGCGCCGCCTGCGGGTCCGCTTCTCGGTCGCCGCGCCGAACGCCTCGCTGTGGGACTTGAAGACGCCCATCCTGCACCGGCTGCGCTTCCGCTGGACCGAGGCCAAGGGCGTGGTCGACACGCGCGAGGTTCGCTTCGGCTTCCGCTGGTTCGGCGTCGACGGGGTCGGGACCGACGCCCTGCTGCGCCTGAACGGCCGCCGCGTGCGGCTCTATTCGGCGATCTCCTGGGGCTATTGGGGCTTCAACGGCCTGTGGCCGACGCCGGAACTGGCCCGGCGCGAGGTCACCTCGGCGCACAAGCTGGGCCTGAACGCGCTGCACTTCCACCGCAACGTCGGCAAGCCCGAGGTGTTCGACGCGATGGACGAGATGGGCCTGCTGCGGGTGATGGAGCCCGGTGGGGGGCGTCACGCCATCGGCCGCGACCTCAAGCCCGGCGAGACGCTGTCCGAGGCCGACGCCTTCAGTCGCGCCTTCCTGGTCGAGAAGTGCAAGGCCATGGTCCGCGCATTCCGCTCGCGGCCATCGCTAGTGCAGTACACCCTGCAGAACGAGATCGGCGCCAACCTGGCCAATCCCGACGTCCAGGCTGTGCTGAAGGCCATGCACGACCTGGACCCCAGCCGGGCGGTCGTGCTGAACGACGGCTTCGTCAAGCGTGGCGCGGCCCAGGCCATGTACCTGCCGTACAACGACCACTACTACCGCTCGGACGTCGAGGAATGGGGCGGCTGGTGGGTCGAGCACCAGGGGGCCGGCGACCAGTGGTACGACAAGTTCTACCGCTCCAAGGACGACTACATCCACATGCAGAAGGGCAAGCCCTTCATCGTCGAGTTCGGCGAGATGCAGGGCTGCGCCACGGCTGACAACCACGAGGCCATGGTCGTGGAGATCCTGGCCAGGGGCGGCAAGAGCTACGACCTGCAGGACCACAAGGACATCGTCGCGGCGACCAACAGTTATATCGAGCGGTGGGGCTTCAAGTCGGCCTTTCCGACCAGCGAGGCGCTGTTCCTGTCGGTGGGGCGCAAGGTCTATGAGTCCTGGCGCAACTACCTGGAGAACATCCGCCTGGGCGAGACCGTCGACGTGGCGGCGATCTCGGGCTGGGAAAGCACCGCGATCGAGAACCATTCGGGCATCGTCGACGTCCTGCGCGGCTTCAAGGCCGATCCAATCCTGATGAGCCAGGCTCTACGGCCGGTCATGGCGATCGCCAAGCCCCGGGCTTTGGCCTATGCGGCCGGCGAGACCGCCGAGCTGGACATCTGGCTTTTCAACGACAGCGGCCAGGCCGCGACGGGCGACGTCGTGCTGAGCCTGGTGGGCGAGGGCGGTCAGGCCCAGGAGCTGGGCCGCTGGCCCGCGCCGGCCCAGACGCCGGACCAACTGAGCTATCTGCTGACCGAGCGCTTCCGAACGCCGGCCCTGACCCGTGAGGGACTCAACACGATCCGCGTGACGTTCGGCGACGTCGTGTCCGATCGCGAGATCTGGGTGACGGCCGAGGCGCCCAAGCCCGTCAAGCCGATCAGGATCGGCGTCTCGGGGATCGCCAGGAGCCTGCGGGAACAGTTGCTGGCCCTGCCGAACGTGATGGTCGAGGACTTCAAGCCGGGCGTGCGCTACGCCGGCATCGTCGCTTCGGGCCTGAAGACCGACGAGATCGTCCGGCGTCAGGTCGGCGAGCAGACCGGCCTTGAGGCCCAGCCCAAGAAGGGCGAGAAGCCGGTGGTCGTCCTGGGCGAGCTGCCGCCCGAGGTGCTGGCCGCCGCCAAGGCCGGTGCGCCGCTGCTGGCCATAGTCCAGGAAGACGGCCTGGCCGACGGCGTCGCCAAGCAGCTCTCGGGCCTGGGTCTCTTCGACTATGCCGGCCAAGTCGGTGGCCTGCGCGCGCCGTGGATGGGCAACTGGAACTATGTGCGAGCGCATTCGACCTTCGCCGGCCTGCCGGCCGACATGGCCATGAGCGTGCTGCACCAAGTCGAGGGACAGCCCTCGAACGGCCTGATCATTGACGGCCAAGGCGTCGACGTTATCGCCGGCTACAGCCGCGACCACGACCGCAAGAACGGCGCGGCCAGCTTCGTCGTCCGCAAGGACAAGGCCCGCGTGCTTGTTCACCGCCTGCCGGACATGGTGGGGCCGCTTCAGCGGCGCTGGTTGGCCAACGCGGTCGGCTGGCTGGCGACCGACGCCTGA
- a CDS encoding polysaccharide lyase family 1 protein, with translation MITRRDTLLAAALAATPGLALASPRKAPFERLGWAGKTPGGDAGKVIRVKTLAGGGPGSLREAIAAKGPRTIVFDVGGVIDLARHSLKVTEPFLTIAGETAPSPGITLIKGSLAIESHDVIIRHIRVRAGRDGEPSKSGWEVDGITCWKARDVIVDHCSTSWATDENLSASGPRFSGGEDPAGWRDGTSHRITFSNNIVAEGLSNASHVKGEHSKGSLIHDNAYEVLIARNLYAHNRERNQLFKGGVEAVTVNNLIYDPGTRCMHYALNASEWVGHQWRVGQLAIAGNVVKGGASTRPDLPFLIVEGQGDLELYAFDNPAHYADGTEMPPVRILNTDPFPKIKHLTKPPFWPAGLKLMPSSQVEAHVLANAGARPWDRDAVDRRIVREVKAGTGRVIDDEQEVGGYPKG, from the coding sequence ATGATCACCCGTCGCGACACCCTGCTGGCCGCCGCCCTGGCGGCCACGCCTGGCCTCGCCCTGGCCTCGCCCCGCAAGGCGCCGTTCGAGCGCCTGGGCTGGGCCGGCAAGACGCCCGGCGGCGACGCCGGCAAGGTGATCCGGGTCAAGACCCTGGCCGGCGGCGGTCCGGGCTCGCTGCGGGAAGCTATCGCCGCCAAGGGGCCGCGCACGATCGTGTTCGACGTCGGCGGGGTGATCGACCTGGCGCGTCACAGCCTCAAGGTCACCGAGCCGTTCTTGACCATCGCCGGCGAGACCGCGCCGTCGCCGGGGATCACCCTGATCAAGGGCAGCCTGGCCATCGAGAGTCACGACGTCATCATCCGTCACATCCGCGTGCGCGCCGGCCGCGACGGCGAACCCAGCAAGAGCGGCTGGGAGGTTGACGGCATCACCTGCTGGAAGGCGCGCGACGTCATCGTCGACCACTGCTCGACCAGCTGGGCCACGGACGAGAACCTGTCGGCCTCGGGCCCGCGCTTCTCAGGTGGCGAGGATCCGGCCGGTTGGCGCGATGGGACCTCGCACCGCATCACCTTCAGCAACAACATCGTCGCCGAAGGCCTGTCGAACGCCAGCCACGTGAAGGGCGAGCACTCCAAGGGCAGCCTGATCCACGACAACGCCTACGAGGTGCTGATCGCGCGGAACCTCTACGCCCACAATCGCGAGCGCAACCAGCTGTTCAAGGGCGGGGTCGAGGCGGTGACGGTGAACAACCTGATCTACGACCCCGGCACGCGCTGCATGCACTACGCCCTGAACGCCAGCGAGTGGGTCGGCCACCAATGGCGCGTCGGCCAGTTGGCCATCGCTGGCAATGTGGTGAAGGGCGGGGCCTCGACGCGGCCGGACCTGCCGTTCCTGATTGTCGAGGGGCAGGGGGATCTGGAGCTCTATGCCTTCGACAACCCGGCCCACTACGCCGACGGGACCGAGATGCCGCCAGTGCGGATCCTCAACACCGACCCGTTCCCGAAGATCAAGCATCTGACCAAGCCGCCGTTCTGGCCGGCGGGGCTGAAGCTGATGCCGTCCAGCCAGGTCGAGGCCCATGTCCTGGCCAATGCCGGGGCGCGGCCGTGGGACCGCGACGCCGTCGACCGTCGGATCGTCCGCGAGGTGAAGGCGGGTACGGGGCGGGTCATCGACGACGAGCAGGAGGTCGGCGGCTATCCGAAGGGCTGA
- a CDS encoding glycosyl hydrolase family 95 catalytic domain-containing protein encodes MTLTRRSTLAVLGATTALAGTSARAAAPKASPLRLWYRQPAKEWVEALPVGSGKLGAMIFGGVAAERLQLNEDTLWAGGPYEPINPEAHAALPEIRRLIDAGEYAKATDLADAKFMGVPKRQMSYQTIGDLKLDFPGLGEASADYVRDLDLDGAIATTRFTAGGVRHVREVIGSAPDGVIAVRLTASRKGAINVDLSFASPLKSKLVSSVEGAHLILAGTNEPSQGVDAKLTFECRVEVRAKGGKVSGQGGVLSVKGADEVVLLIAAATSYRHYDDVSGDPTALNKATLAKLTGKPWAKMLAEHQADHRALFRRVGVDFGRTRADLLPTDERIKQSPTTDDPSLAALYYQYGRYLLIACSRPGSQPANLQGIWNDKTFAPWGGKYTININTEMNYWPAEPTGLPELVEPLIALVKDISETGTRMAKAMYGARGWVTHHNTDLWRATAPIDGAKFGVWPTGGAWLCKHVWDRYDYGRDQAYLERVYPLMKGSARFFLDTLVVDPKFGVLVTSPSISPENDHGHGSSLAAGPTMDQAIVRDLFDNCLKAEAILGADAAFVAELKAARDKLAPYKIGKDGQLQEWQEDWDADAKDIHHRHVSHLYGLFPSDQISIDTTPKLAAAARQTLVTRGDLSTGWAIAWRLNLWSRLGDGDHAHGILKLLLGPERTYPNMFDAHPPFQIDGNFGGTSGMTEMILQSRNDRIYLLPALPSAWPTGHVTGLRARGAVGVDVRWTGGKLSEAVLTAKADGKHTVVLAGSTLDLDLKKGQSARLVARDGALVRA; translated from the coding sequence ATGACCCTGACCCGCCGCTCTACGCTCGCCGTCCTCGGCGCCACGACGGCCCTGGCCGGAACCTCGGCCCGCGCCGCCGCGCCCAAGGCCTCGCCGCTGCGCCTGTGGTACCGCCAGCCGGCCAAGGAGTGGGTCGAGGCCCTGCCGGTCGGCTCGGGCAAGCTGGGGGCGATGATCTTCGGCGGCGTCGCGGCCGAGCGGCTGCAATTGAACGAGGACACCCTGTGGGCGGGCGGTCCGTACGAGCCGATTAATCCGGAGGCTCATGCGGCCTTGCCGGAGATCCGCCGCCTGATCGACGCGGGCGAATACGCCAAGGCCACCGACCTGGCCGACGCCAAGTTCATGGGCGTTCCCAAGCGCCAGATGTCCTACCAGACGATCGGCGATCTCAAGCTGGACTTCCCGGGCCTGGGCGAAGCGAGCGCCGACTATGTCCGCGACCTCGACCTCGACGGCGCCATCGCCACGACCCGCTTCACGGCCGGCGGCGTCCGCCATGTCCGCGAGGTGATCGGCAGCGCGCCGGACGGCGTGATCGCCGTGCGCCTGACCGCCAGCAGGAAGGGCGCGATCAATGTCGACCTCAGCTTCGCCAGCCCGCTGAAGTCCAAGCTGGTCTCGTCGGTCGAGGGCGCGCACCTGATCCTGGCCGGGACCAACGAGCCGTCGCAGGGCGTCGACGCCAAGCTGACGTTCGAGTGCCGCGTCGAGGTCAGGGCCAAGGGCGGCAAGGTCAGCGGGCAGGGTGGTGTCTTGTCGGTGAAAGGCGCCGACGAGGTCGTGCTGTTGATCGCCGCCGCCACCAGCTATCGCCACTATGACGACGTCTCGGGCGACCCGACCGCGCTGAACAAGGCGACCCTGGCCAAGCTTACCGGCAAGCCGTGGGCCAAGATGCTGGCCGAGCACCAGGCCGACCACCGGGCCCTGTTCCGCCGCGTCGGCGTCGACTTCGGCCGCACTCGCGCCGACCTGCTGCCGACGGACGAGCGCATCAAGCAGTCGCCGACCACCGACGATCCGTCCCTGGCGGCGCTGTACTACCAGTACGGCCGCTACCTGCTGATCGCCTGCTCGCGGCCGGGCAGCCAGCCGGCCAACCTGCAGGGGATCTGGAACGACAAGACGTTCGCGCCGTGGGGCGGCAAGTACACGATCAACATCAATACCGAGATGAACTACTGGCCGGCCGAGCCGACCGGCCTGCCGGAGCTGGTCGAGCCGCTGATCGCTCTGGTGAAGGACATCTCCGAGACCGGTACGCGGATGGCCAAGGCCATGTACGGCGCGCGCGGCTGGGTCACGCACCACAATACCGATCTGTGGCGGGCCACCGCCCCGATCGACGGCGCCAAGTTCGGGGTCTGGCCGACCGGCGGCGCTTGGCTCTGCAAGCACGTCTGGGATCGCTACGACTATGGTCGCGACCAGGCCTATCTCGAGCGGGTCTATCCGCTGATGAAGGGCTCGGCGCGGTTCTTCCTCGACACCCTGGTGGTCGATCCCAAGTTCGGGGTTCTGGTCACCAGCCCGTCGATCTCGCCGGAGAACGACCACGGCCATGGCTCGTCCCTGGCCGCCGGCCCGACCATGGACCAGGCGATCGTCCGCGACCTTTTCGACAACTGCCTGAAGGCCGAGGCCATCCTGGGGGCGGACGCAGCCTTCGTCGCCGAGCTGAAGGCCGCGCGTGACAAGCTGGCCCCCTACAAGATCGGCAAGGACGGCCAGTTGCAGGAGTGGCAGGAGGACTGGGACGCCGACGCCAAGGACATCCACCACCGCCACGTCTCGCACCTCTACGGCCTGTTCCCGTCGGACCAGATCTCGATCGACACCACACCCAAGCTGGCGGCGGCGGCCAGGCAGACCCTGGTCACGCGCGGTGACCTCTCGACCGGCTGGGCCATCGCCTGGCGTCTGAACCTGTGGTCGCGGCTGGGCGATGGCGACCACGCCCACGGCATACTGAAGCTGCTGCTGGGCCCCGAGCGGACCTATCCGAACATGTTCGACGCCCACCCGCCGTTCCAGATCGACGGCAATTTCGGCGGGACCTCGGGCATGACCGAGATGATCCTGCAAAGCCGCAACGACCGCATCTACCTGCTGCCGGCCCTGCCATCGGCCTGGCCGACCGGCCACGTCACGGGTCTGAGGGCGCGCGGCGCTGTCGGCGTCGACGTGCGTTGGACGGGCGGCAAGCTGTCCGAAGCGGTGCTGACCGCCAAGGCCGACGGCAAGCACACGGTGGTGCTCGCAGGCTCGACCCTCGACCTCGACCTCAAGAAGGGCCAGAGCGCGCGTCTTGTCGCCCGCGACGGCGCCTTGGTGCGGGCATGA
- a CDS encoding RNA polymerase sigma factor, with product MIDTAFDRIVAPNEDAENNRGVAVSQAERPKLRIVREEVWRDHPAYPAVYAKEWRDLCAFLRARFGPGPPDCEDVAQQAFFKLGEQTANRQLESPRAFVFRIAINLMHDARRQLRRASAALGDGAGLAADADPDLERALIAKQQVRLLQKVLAGLPERHRQYLTANRVDGLSFAEIGRRHGVSESLVRKTVDEAAAVCQRAIARGTIDYRGLSRERTRRS from the coding sequence TTGATCGACACGGCGTTCGACCGCATCGTCGCGCCCAACGAGGATGCCGAGAACAATCGGGGAGTGGCGGTGTCCCAGGCGGAGCGGCCGAAGCTTCGAATCGTCCGGGAGGAGGTTTGGCGTGATCACCCGGCCTACCCGGCCGTCTACGCCAAGGAGTGGCGGGACCTCTGCGCATTCCTGCGCGCCCGGTTCGGCCCTGGCCCGCCCGACTGCGAGGACGTCGCCCAGCAGGCCTTCTTCAAGCTGGGCGAGCAGACCGCGAACCGCCAGCTGGAAAGCCCCCGCGCCTTCGTCTTCCGTATCGCCATCAACCTGATGCACGACGCTCGTCGCCAGCTGCGGCGCGCCTCGGCGGCCCTGGGCGACGGCGCTGGCCTGGCCGCCGACGCGGACCCCGATCTTGAGCGCGCCCTGATCGCCAAGCAGCAGGTGCGCCTGCTCCAGAAGGTGCTGGCCGGCCTGCCCGAGCGGCATCGCCAGTATCTGACCGCCAACCGCGTGGACGGCCTGAGCTTCGCCGAGATCGGCCGCCGCCATGGCGTCTCCGAGTCCCTCGTTCGCAAGACCGTGGACGAAGCCGCCGCCGTCTGCCAGCGCGCCATCGCGCGCGGAACCATCGACTATCGAGGCCTGTCGCGTGAACGCACCCGTCGATCCTGA
- a CDS encoding rhamnogalacturonan acetylesterase: MRLKALTLATALALTPLAAHAQTAEPAPAKFKAIKIVLVGDSTTAVLGGWGPSFCGWHVTSFAACINLARGGRSSGNYRAEGSWALAMDEIKSGGFTDTYVLIQFGHNDQPGKPGRSTDLATEFPANMKRYVEEVRAAGGKPVLVTPLTRRQFKDGKLIDDLGPWAEAVRKVAVETGTPLVDLHARSQAAVQAMGPVEAMQFAQRPPSAEVVEAATKTGTTIAASTGVPVAPGAPAQNQQNNAAVEPMGQARLSFDYTHLGVVGADYFSTIVTDELSKSVPALRRYLIP, from the coding sequence ATGCGTTTGAAGGCCCTGACCCTGGCGACCGCCCTGGCGCTGACGCCGTTGGCGGCGCACGCCCAGACGGCGGAGCCCGCGCCGGCGAAGTTCAAGGCCATCAAGATCGTGCTGGTCGGCGACTCCACCACGGCCGTGCTGGGCGGCTGGGGCCCCAGCTTCTGCGGCTGGCACGTGACCTCGTTCGCCGCCTGCATCAACCTGGCGCGCGGCGGGCGCTCCAGCGGCAACTACCGCGCCGAGGGCTCGTGGGCGCTGGCCATGGACGAGATCAAGTCCGGCGGCTTCACCGACACCTACGTGCTGATCCAGTTCGGCCATAACGACCAACCGGGCAAGCCCGGCCGCTCGACGGACCTGGCCACCGAGTTTCCGGCCAACATGAAGCGCTATGTCGAGGAGGTGCGGGCGGCCGGCGGCAAGCCGGTCCTTGTCACGCCCCTGACGCGCCGCCAGTTCAAGGATGGCAAGCTGATCGACGATCTGGGACCGTGGGCCGAGGCCGTGCGCAAGGTCGCCGTCGAGACCGGTACGCCGCTGGTCGACCTGCACGCCCGCAGCCAGGCGGCCGTCCAGGCCATGGGACCGGTCGAGGCCATGCAGTTCGCCCAGCGTCCGCCGTCGGCCGAGGTGGTCGAGGCCGCGACCAAGACCGGCACGACCATCGCCGCCAGCACGGGCGTCCCGGTCGCGCCCGGCGCGCCGGCGCAGAACCAGCAGAACAACGCCGCCGTCGAGCCGATGGGCCAGGCCAGGCTGTCGTTCGACTACACGCATCTGGGCGTCGTCGGCGCGGACTACTTCTCGACCATCGTCACGGACGAGCTGTCAAAGTCCGTTCCGGCCCTGCGCCGCTACCTGATTCCGTAA
- a CDS encoding pectinesterase family protein — protein sequence MIGKRIFLGLLLATALADVASAETLRVGPKAAYKTLTAAVEALPEDGGTIELAPGEYREKVTIAKPNVRLIGKGARPQDVVVVWSDGALTAGGTFKSFTMNVSGDGFRARNLTIQNDYHLKDPRPSQAVALAITADRAVLEKVRLLGAQDTLYAASKKDKPSRQYFKNCYVEGHVDFIFGDAKAFFDRCHIHGVAHETVMITAQSKVRPDQDSAYVFDRCLITADKDAKSIWFGRAWRPLATVVFMRSRIEAPLEPAGWREWTPGKTETLNTATFAEYASTGPGASPKTREPRTKQLTADQAKAWSRKTFLAGSDGWTP from the coding sequence ATGATCGGCAAGCGCATCTTCCTGGGCCTGCTGCTGGCCACGGCCCTGGCGGATGTCGCCTCGGCCGAGACCCTGCGGGTGGGGCCCAAGGCGGCCTACAAGACCCTGACCGCCGCCGTCGAGGCGCTGCCGGAGGACGGCGGCACGATCGAGCTGGCGCCGGGCGAGTACCGGGAGAAGGTGACGATCGCCAAGCCGAATGTCCGCCTAATCGGCAAGGGCGCGCGGCCCCAGGACGTGGTCGTCGTCTGGAGCGACGGGGCCCTGACGGCCGGCGGCACCTTCAAGTCGTTCACGATGAACGTCTCGGGCGACGGCTTCCGGGCCAGGAACCTGACGATCCAGAACGACTATCACCTGAAGGACCCGCGTCCGTCCCAGGCTGTGGCGCTGGCCATCACCGCCGATCGCGCCGTGCTGGAGAAGGTGCGGCTGCTGGGCGCGCAGGACACGCTCTATGCCGCGTCCAAGAAGGACAAGCCTAGCCGGCAGTATTTCAAGAACTGCTATGTCGAGGGGCACGTCGACTTCATCTTCGGCGACGCCAAGGCCTTCTTCGATCGCTGCCACATCCATGGCGTCGCCCACGAGACGGTGATGATCACCGCCCAGAGCAAGGTGCGGCCCGACCAGGACAGCGCCTATGTCTTCGACCGTTGCCTGATCACCGCCGACAAGGACGCCAAGTCGATCTGGTTCGGCCGCGCCTGGCGACCCCTGGCGACGGTGGTCTTCATGCGCTCGCGCATCGAGGCTCCGCTGGAGCCGGCCGGCTGGCGCGAGTGGACGCCGGGCAAGACCGAGACCCTGAACACCGCGACCTTCGCCGAGTACGCCTCGACCGGTCCGGGGGCGAGCCCCAAGACCCGCGAGCCGCGCACCAAGCAGCTGACCGCCGACCAGGCCAAGGCCTGGAGTCGCAAGACCTTCCTGGCCGGCTCCGACGGCTGGACCCCGTAA
- a CDS encoding FecR family protein gives MNAPVDPDSAIGVSARDWVLAVSGEDFPPARSAQLEAWLKADPRHAQAYEQAEHTLLLLDQALAAPIVALPAPWPRRWMWPGLAIAAGLVAAVLATPPPALQSAPGQTRAVVLADGSPVTLAPGSSLRPRWRWSRRAYVLQRGEAFFAVTHDPAHPFTVAAGSAKVRVLGTRFDVHRAPDDRVRVEVEQGLVEVSRAHAGGALVARVSAGQRALADASGVRAAPLARTEDVGAWRAGRLAYAAAPLSEVVADLNRYGLRARVTPGAARLKVTAGLRPDQAAPFVAGLPRALPVTVAREADGGLLIRAR, from the coding sequence GTGAACGCACCCGTCGATCCTGACTCGGCGATCGGCGTCAGCGCCCGCGACTGGGTCCTGGCGGTGAGCGGCGAGGATTTCCCGCCCGCGCGCTCGGCCCAGCTGGAAGCCTGGCTGAAGGCCGACCCGCGCCACGCGCAAGCCTACGAGCAGGCCGAGCATACGCTGCTGCTGTTGGACCAGGCCCTCGCCGCACCGATCGTGGCTCTCCCCGCCCCCTGGCCGCGCCGCTGGATGTGGCCCGGCCTCGCCATCGCCGCCGGCCTGGTCGCCGCCGTGCTGGCCACGCCACCGCCGGCGCTCCAGTCGGCCCCGGGCCAGACGCGCGCGGTCGTCCTCGCTGACGGCAGTCCCGTAACCCTGGCCCCCGGGTCCAGCCTGCGGCCCCGCTGGCGATGGTCGCGTCGGGCCTATGTCCTGCAACGCGGCGAGGCCTTCTTCGCCGTCACCCACGACCCGGCCCATCCGTTCACCGTCGCCGCCGGCTCGGCCAAGGTCCGCGTGCTGGGGACCCGTTTCGACGTCCACCGCGCGCCGGACGACCGCGTGCGGGTCGAGGTCGAGCAAGGCCTGGTCGAGGTCTCGCGGGCCCATGCCGGCGGCGCCTTGGTGGCGCGTGTCAGCGCTGGCCAGCGCGCCCTGGCTGACGCCTCGGGCGTTCGCGCCGCTCCCCTGGCGCGGACTGAGGACGTCGGCGCCTGGCGCGCCGGGCGCCTGGCCTACGCCGCCGCGCCACTGAGCGAGGTGGTCGCCGATCTGAACCGCTACGGTCTTCGGGCCAGGGTCACGCCCGGCGCCGCGCGCTTGAAGGTGACGGCGGGCCTGCGCCCGGATCAGGCGGCCCCCTTCGTCGCCGGCCTGCCGCGCGCGCTGCCGGTCACGGTGGCCCGCGAAGCCGACGGCGGCCTGCTGATCCGCGCGCGATGA